The following proteins come from a genomic window of Pelmatolapia mariae isolate MD_Pm_ZW linkage group LG17, Pm_UMD_F_2, whole genome shotgun sequence:
- the LOC134646734 gene encoding piggyBac transposable element-derived protein 3-like, which produces MADANHPGKRYTVAEILAMLQDSETVADITVVPESEMHAHDTDCDSDQSDDEATGDHNRLPSRILKGEGFLPNSDMQLPNPPDDDPGCSSSVSQTETRKVSGTNEKVTSQIVGPMLHKTKNQDRKFKKIKIAAKAPAQANKKYQIPRYVPKEHDPGFTSDDPVDIFLTFYPKSLRDVTLEMSNLYAEQKGKTLNLTEDELLTFYGILLISGYNTVPRRRLLWSDDCDVSNNAVKDAMRRNRFDEIMSSVHLVDNMKITADPFFKVRPLFKHLNDINNAIPIAEHVAVDEMMIEYFGRHGCKQFIRGKPIRFGYKIWSLASSSGFVHQMEPYVGSHTHLVETGLGQGPSVVLGLAEKAEVPPGVKFYHDNLFTTLSLVDEMTLRGYGSCGTMRQTQLHNVPFPAPQTFKKTPRGDAEYLVEAEKLIVRWNDNSVVTVVSNMEREFTETEAKRWNKQKRTMDKVRQPKCIQDYNTHMGGVDLHDQFVSRYRVNIRSKKWWWPCFSWALNSAMVNSWCYYRSWKSGEKDLLSFQRLVAQTLLLRHGTKPSRQGRRSSMAVAITDATRFDNLNHWPCNTGSRYKRCKNCGGRTSFACGKCDVPLHVECFKKYHTE; this is translated from the exons ATGGCGGATGCAAATCATCCTGGAAAGAG GTACACCGTAGCAGAGATCCTGGCCATGCTGCAGGACTCTGAAACTGTGGCGGACATCACAGTTGTGCCTGAGTCAGAAATGCACGCACATGACACAGACTGTGACAGTGACCAATCTGATGATGAGGCCACTGGTGACCATAACCGCCTCCCATCAAGAATACTCAAAGGTGAAGGCTTTCTACCTAATTCGGACATGCAGCTGCCAAATCCCCCCGATGATGATCCTGGGTGCTCATCCTCAGTGAGTCAGACAGAGACTAGAAAGGTCAGTGGCACAAATGAAAAGGTGACCAGTCAGATTGTTGGGCCCATGCTCCACAAAACTAAGAACCAAGACAGGAAattcaaaaaaatcaaaattgcGGCCAAAGCACCAGCACAAGCCAACAAAAAATATCAGATCCCTCGCTATGTCcccaaagaacatgatcctggCTTCACATCAGATGATCCAGTGGATATCTTCCTCACATTTTATCCCAAGTCCCTCAGAGATGTCACACTGGAAATGTCCAATCTCTACGCTGAACAAAAAGGGAAAACGCTCAACCTGACTGAGGATGAACTTCTTACATTCTACGGTATTCTGTTGATCAGTGGATACAACACAGTCCCAAGGCGGCGTCTTCTCTGGTCAGACGATTGTGATGTCAGCAACAATGCTGTAAAAGATGCCATGCGGAGGAACAGGTTTGATGAAATTATGTCTTCTGTTCATTTAGTAGACAACATGAAGATCACAGCTGACCCGTTCTTCAAGGTGCGTCCCCTTTTTAAGCATCTAAATGACATCAACAACGCAATCCCGATAGCAGAACATGTGGCAGTAGATGAGATGATGATTGAGTATTTTGGAAGGCATGGGTGCAAACAGTTTATTAGAGGGAAGCCTATTCGTTTTGGGTATAAAATATGGAGCTTAGCATCCTCCTCCGGGTTTGTCCATCAGATGGAGCCATATGTAGGAAGCCACACACATCTGGTGGAAACTGGACTTGGTCAGGGTCCAAGTGTGGTTCTTGGCCTGGCAGAGAAAGCTGAAGTGCCACCTGGAGTCAAGTTTTACCACGACAACCTCTTCACAACCCTGTCCCTGGTGGATGAGATGACCCTGAGAGGCTATGGCAGCTGTGGCACGATGCGACAAACTCAGCTCCATAACGTTCCCTTCCCAGCACCCCAGACCTTCAAGAAGACACCCAGAGGAGATGCTGAGTATCTGGTTGAGGCAGAGAAGCTGATTGTAAGGTGGAATGACAACAGCGTGGTCACCGTGGTGTCGAACATGGAGAGGGAGTTCACCGAAACTGAGGCGAAGAGATGGAATAAACAGAAGCGGACTATGGACAAGGTCAGACAGCCCAAGTGTATCCAGGACTACAACACACACATGGGAGGAGTGGACCTGCATGACCAGTTTGTCAGCCGCTACAGAGTCAACATCCGGTCCAAGAAGTGGTGGTGGCCATGCTTCAGCTGGGCCCTGAACAGTGCCATGGTGAACAGCTGGTGCTATTACAG GTCCTGGAAAAGCGGGGAGAAGGATCTCCTCTCCTTCCAGAGGCTGGTAGCCCAGACCCTCCTCCTGCGCCATGGAACAAAGCCAAGTAGGCAGGGCAGAAGATCTTCAATGGCGGTGGCGATAACTGATGCCACCAGGTTTGATAATTTGAACCACTGGCCCTGCAACACTGGTAGCAGGTACAAGCGATGCAAGAACTGCGGCGGACGCACATCATTTGCGTGTGGAAAGTGTGATGTGCCACTACATGTGGAGTGCTTCAAGAAGTACCACACTGAGTAG
- the LOC135932135 gene encoding LOW QUALITY PROTEIN: E3 SUMO-protein ligase PIAS2-like (The sequence of the model RefSeq protein was modified relative to this genomic sequence to represent the inferred CDS: substituted 2 bases at 2 genomic stop codons) produces MNHQQPAPLIPPVHPDVQMKPLPFYDVLDVLIKPSSLGASTAQRYHQEKYFIFALTPQQVREVCISRDFLPGGRRDYMVQIQLRFCSSETSCPQEDNYPNSLCIKVNGKLLPLPGYAPPPKNGVEQKRPGRPLNITSLVRLSSAVPNQISVTWAPEIGKTYSMSAYLVRXLMSPLLLQRLRMKGIRNPDHSRALIKEKLTADPDSEIATTSLRVSLMCPLGKMRLTVPCKAVTCSHLQCFDAALYLQMNEKKPTWICPVCDKKAAYESLIIDGLFLEILNDCSDVDEIKFQEDGTWCPMRPKKEAVKIPTQSVPKVDTLAPLRQPSVAPHSTEPSYTKRADVIDLTIESSSFDDEEDKDPPPKKRCVYISKNEEMHAKRVLSYQPTVRVPNVXALDPSYLNSTLADYAVPFHPSALASIPTDMQSLDLEVPHFSNPLSAKWKLTPDKLS; encoded by the coding sequence ATGAATCACCAGCAGCCAGCCCCTCTCATCCCCCCTGTCCACCCTGATGTGCAGATGAAGCCTCTTCCCTTCTACGATGTGCTGGATGTTCTGATCAAACCTTCAAGTCTGGGAGCGAGTACAGCACAGAGGTACCACCAGGAAAAATATTTTATCTTTGCGTTGACGCCACAACAAGTTAGAGAAGTGTGCATCTCCCGAGACTTTCTACCAGGTGGGAGGAGAGACTATATGGTTCAGATTCAGCTGAGGTTTTGTTCATCAGAGACAAGCTGCCCTCAGGAGGACAATTACCCCAACAGTCTTTGCATAAAGGTCAATGGAAAACTGCTTCCTTTGCCAGGCTACGCACCGCCACCAAAAAATGGAGTGGAACAGAAGAGACCAGGAAGACCACTCAACATTACCTCCCTTGTTAGACTCTCATCTGCAGTACCCAATCAGATTTCAGTGACATGGGCACCTGAAATTGGAAAGACCTATTCCATGTCTGCGTACTTGGTGAGGTAGCTGATGTCTCCCCTGCTCCTGCAAAGACTGAGGATGAAGGGCATCAGGAACCCAGACCACTCCAGAGCACTGATTAAAGAGAAGCTGACAGCAGATCCAGACAGTGAGATTGCTACAACAAGCCTTCGAGTGTCTCTTATGTGCCCGCTGGGTAAAATGCGACTGACAGTGCCATGCAAGGCTGTGACGTGCTCCcatttgcagtgttttgatgCTGCCCTCTACCTGCAGATGAATGAGAAGAAACCCACCTGGATCTGTCCTGTGTGTGACAAGAAGGCTGCATATGAGAGCCTCATCATTGATGGTTTGTTCTTGGAGATCCTGAACGACTGCTCGGACGTGGATGAAATCAAGTTCCAGGAGGATGGGACGTGGTGCCCAATGAGACCAAAGAAAGAAGCTGTAAAGATCCCCACTCAGTCCGTTCCAAAGGTGGACACCTTGGCTCCTTTGCGTCAACCATCGGTGGCCCCTCATTCTACTGAGCCCAGCTACACCAAGAGGGCGGATGTGATTGATCTGACTATAGAAAGCTCTTCTTTTGATGATGAAGAGGACAAAGACCCTCCACCCAAGAAACGCTGTGTCTACATTTCCAAGAATGAGGAGATGCATGCAAAGAGAGTGTTGAGCTACCAGCCCACTGTGCGAGTGCCAAACGTCTAGGCCCTGGACCCGTCATATCTGAACTCTACACTGGCCGACTATGCAGTCCCCTTCCATCCTTCTGCCTTGGCCTCCATCCCCACAGATATGCAGAGTCTggatctggaagtcccacacttttctaaccctctgtcagccaagtggaagctaacGCCAGACAAGCTCAGCTAA